Proteins encoded by one window of Ignavibacteriota bacterium:
- a CDS encoding glycosyltransferase family 9 protein, protein MKLYKSDCRHFVGTVPCKPHKQFGKHCYNCDDYTPTDGIILIIKLGAIGDVIRTTPLIHKIKKEYPDKKIWWLTYSPDIVPSVVDSVFSYNAENIEILKSTEFDIAINLDKDLQAGAILKAVTAQTKYGFTIHNGVPAPVNKLADDKFITGLFDDVNQANKLSYLQEIFNICGWQFEGEEYILDCDNSINWEFYNNGKKVVGLNTGCGARWISRLWSDDNWIELIERLQAEGYFPLLLGGSQEDDKNKYFAEKTGASYLGYFSLSVFISLMNKCDAVVSAVTMGMHIAVGLKKPLILMNNIFNPSEFELYGRGEIVQPAVPCKCFFSPKCKNDDYFCMDHLSVDSIFNAVVKSLS, encoded by the coding sequence TTGAAATTATACAAGTCCGATTGCAGACATTTTGTTGGCACTGTACCTTGTAAACCTCATAAACAGTTTGGCAAGCATTGTTACAATTGCGATGATTACACCCCAACCGACGGTATTATTTTAATAATAAAGCTCGGCGCTATTGGTGATGTAATTCGAACAACGCCTTTGATTCATAAAATAAAAAAAGAATATCCTGACAAAAAAATTTGGTGGCTTACTTATTCCCCTGATATTGTGCCTTCAGTTGTTGATTCGGTGTTCAGTTATAATGCAGAAAATATTGAAATATTGAAATCAACAGAGTTCGATATTGCAATTAATCTTGATAAGGATTTGCAGGCTGGTGCAATACTTAAGGCAGTAACAGCTCAGACAAAATACGGTTTTACTATACATAACGGTGTTCCGGCACCTGTAAACAAATTGGCTGATGATAAATTCATAACAGGACTCTTTGATGATGTCAATCAGGCGAACAAATTGTCATATTTACAAGAAATATTCAATATTTGCGGTTGGCAATTTGAAGGTGAAGAATACATTCTCGATTGCGACAATTCAATCAATTGGGAATTTTATAATAACGGGAAGAAAGTTGTTGGATTAAATACCGGTTGTGGTGCCCGCTGGATTTCAAGATTATGGTCAGATGATAATTGGATTGAGCTTATTGAAAGGCTTCAGGCTGAAGGGTATTTCCCGCTTTTATTGGGCGGTTCTCAGGAAGACGATAAGAATAAGTACTTTGCTGAAAAAACCGGAGCTTCTTATCTTGGTTATTTCTCATTAAGTGTGTTTATTTCGCTTATGAATAAATGCGATGCTGTTGTATCTGCTGTAACTATGGGTATGCATATTGCTGTTGGACTTAAAAAGCCACTCATTCTGATGAATAATATTTTTAATCCGTCAGAATTCGAACTCTACGGTCGCGGTGAAATTGTTCAGCCAGCAGTACCATGCAAATGTTTTTTCAGTCCAAAATGTAAAAATGATGATTATTTCTGCATGGATCATTTGAGCGTTGACTCCATTTTTAATGCAGTTGTTAAAAGTTTGTCTTAA
- a CDS encoding glycosyltransferase, with product MIENKPIKKKVTSKDVPQILKASEKSNYRPNQSPRSHSGKPHESNLPEISVVIPLLNEVDSLPELSLLLEEELAKSAKGRYEVIFVDDGSTDGSYDMIKQINRRNKRFKCIRFRRNYGKSAALSVAFQKAKGKVVITMDADLQDDPSEIPNLLSKINDGYDLVSGWKKKRYDPISKTMPSKLFNYVTSVASGIKLHDFNCGLKAYKKSVVKTVKIYGEMHRYIPALAHWEGFKVTEIPVQHHPRRYGKTKFGVSRFVYGFLDLLTVLFTTRYFKRPLHFFGAGGMLLTLLGLIINLYLTIEWFAGNTYLSNRPLALLGIALIIVGVQFISMGLIGEMMVKNHMLLNENNYSIKEILE from the coding sequence ATGATTGAAAATAAACCTATAAAGAAAAAAGTTACGAGTAAAGATGTTCCTCAAATTTTGAAAGCATCAGAAAAAAGCAATTATCGTCCGAATCAAAGTCCGAGATCACATTCCGGTAAGCCACATGAAAGCAATTTGCCGGAAATCAGTGTTGTAATTCCACTGCTTAATGAAGTGGACTCACTTCCCGAATTATCATTGCTACTTGAAGAAGAACTTGCAAAATCTGCTAAAGGCAGATATGAAGTGATTTTTGTTGATGATGGTTCGACAGATGGCTCTTATGATATGATAAAGCAAATTAACCGTAGGAACAAAAGATTTAAGTGTATTAGATTTAGACGAAACTATGGGAAAAGTGCTGCTCTCTCTGTTGCTTTTCAAAAAGCAAAAGGTAAAGTTGTTATTACTATGGATGCCGACTTACAGGATGACCCTTCTGAAATTCCAAATCTTTTAAGCAAAATAAATGATGGCTATGATTTAGTTTCCGGCTGGAAAAAGAAACGATATGACCCGATTTCTAAAACTATGCCGAGTAAGCTTTTTAATTATGTTACTTCAGTTGCAAGCGGAATTAAGCTGCACGATTTTAACTGCGGGTTGAAAGCATATAAAAAATCAGTTGTTAAAACCGTAAAAATTTACGGTGAAATGCACCGTTATATTCCGGCGCTTGCTCATTGGGAAGGTTTTAAGGTTACAGAAATTCCCGTACAACATCATCCCAGAAGATATGGCAAAACAAAATTTGGTGTATCGAGATTTGTTTACGGTTTTTTAGATTTGCTTACAGTGCTTTTTACAACAAGATACTTCAAGCGTCCGCTTCATTTTTTTGGAGCCGGTGGGATGCTGCTAACTTTGCTTGGTTTGATAATCAATCTTTACCTCACTATTGAATGGTTTGCAGGAAATACATATTTAAGCAACAGACCTCTTGCTCTTTTGGGAATAGCTTTAATAATTGTTGGTGTTCAATTTATTTCGATGGGTTTAATTGGTGAAATGATGGTGAAAAATCACATGCTTTTAAATGAAAATAATTACAGTATAAAAGAAATTTTAGAGTAA
- a CDS encoding T9SS type A sorting domain-containing protein yields MNKRFFCFTVIFLFLTFVSVFSRQPVEININVQNDLGHKSPYNYSFGISPLATDVLDPDLGELNLPPAPFVGFYTAFEFIDSTQVEADGSKYYDRIWTNKDLRHYPDTLDYYYVRHKMIYRFGNGKKIQINWNKNSIPKIIDSIFIKDRLNGFVINYNMKETDSFEWDNDEIRELFIHVYYNLNTTSVREDSKKSFTVYPNPANDMLNISNDFECDRIEIVDMLGNSLFDIPYQNTINIKHLSSGIYGIRIYNKSGITTSTFVKN; encoded by the coding sequence ATGAATAAGAGATTTTTTTGTTTTACAGTTATATTTCTGTTTTTGACATTTGTGTCGGTCTTCTCACGCCAGCCGGTGGAAATCAACATAAATGTCCAAAATGATTTAGGACACAAATCCCCTTATAATTACAGTTTTGGAATATCACCACTTGCAACAGATGTTCTGGACCCTGACTTAGGAGAATTGAATTTACCTCCTGCTCCTTTTGTAGGTTTTTATACTGCATTTGAGTTTATTGATTCTACACAAGTTGAAGCTGATGGTTCGAAATATTATGATAGAATCTGGACAAATAAAGATTTGAGGCATTATCCTGATACACTTGATTACTATTATGTTCGGCACAAGATGATTTACAGATTTGGGAACGGTAAGAAAATACAAATAAACTGGAATAAAAATTCTATTCCCAAGATTATTGATTCAATATTTATTAAAGACAGACTCAATGGGTTTGTAATTAATTATAATATGAAAGAAACAGATTCTTTTGAATGGGATAATGATGAAATTCGCGAACTTTTTATACATGTATATTATAATCTAAATACAACTTCAGTTAGGGAAGACAGTAAGAAAAGTTTTACTGTTTATCCAAATCCTGCAAATGATATGTTGAATATTTCTAATGATTTTGAATGCGATAGAATAGAAATTGTTGATATGCTTGGTAATTCATTATTTGATATTCCTTATCAAAATACGATTAATATAAAGCATCTGTCAAGCGGAATTTATGGTATTAGAATTTATAATAAAAGTGGTATTACTACATCCACATTTGTTAAAAATTAG